The DNA sequence tttcttattcCCCTTACGTCCCTTTCTGCATCCGCGTCCCTCTATACATCCTCACAACAAAATTACTACAAAATTACCATAtaaatcaccacacaaattttcacacaaatcacaaatcaaatgTTATCGACTGGAGGAAAAGAGGACGTGGAGGGGTCATCGACAAAGGACGAGGCTGTTAGTGGTGTTGCAGTGCCGTAGGGTGGCTAACAGCGACGCTACGGGGAGAAACCCATgcgtgtagaggaagagagagggctacGGACTTCAGCCTGTTgcgaggggagagagagagaggtatgtGGGGATGAGATCGGCGTGGGGAAGGTCGCTTGTGACTGGGCTTAGTGCTGGCACAGCGACCGATGGTGCTGGGAGGAGCTGAGGAGAAGAGAGATCAAGAGGGAGAGGGGCGTGCGactggagggagggaggagagagagggaagagggaaaaaTGAGTGAAAAAGTTAAGGTTTAGGACtttaaatctcaacccttcatcttgaatctccaaaattgatccaacagtggacattaaaacattaaaaataaactaacttaaaatagataattaaaatataatttcaactttaatttataaaatacaaatattttatcattaaataaaaaatagagttttgttaaatatttttaaaagaataaaatcatataaataattaaaatttttaatataatttaaatctcataatattcttaattaactaaaattatttagataaaatgatttttttagtgCTATCTGGGTTATTGAGTAGTGTGGTTAAATTCTAcgattcatatattttgctaagaaaactattgctagaatatccaaaatcttttaatttttatgttactCATATTACTATaacgttttgttatcattatgatgcttgttaaaatttatttttctgctctGTACGTTAAAAtattgactaattaattttatttaaaaaaacatattatttttacactttgtGAATATTAGTCACTAGGAAAACGTGTATTACACGTCACTCACAACTAGTGTTTAAATAAAGGGTAATTAAGCATCATCTGCATCACTTCCACCAATATGTGCTCCATGGCTGACCCAGTAATTGCTTCCATCGGGACCTGAAACCTTGTATCTGCTCAAAATTGTCCAAGTCCACATGGGTTAGAATTGTCACTTGTATTTAACCAGCTTCCTATACAAAGTTCACCCTATGCACTAAATTATTTGATGAActcaacataataaataaaaatattagcttTCTAGTAGGGTGAAAGCAAGCCTCTTAAGGCcaaatcattttaaattcttgttttctCCTTAAATTCTTCTTCTATCAATATTTTGCCTACCTTTAAAAATGAACTCTACAAACattattcccccccccccccaaaaaaaaaaaaaaaaaaccttaaaaatgCAGAATTGGAATTTGATTTCTCCAAATATCTACTGACCTCTCAAGCACAGATTTTCCTTCCTTGTACTTCTGGCTTTTTTCATGGGCAGTCTCCTGGAAAAACAAACACCGTCAAAACAACTAACAGCTATCACATGGACAAATATAGAcccaaaaattttgaatttatgccTCTAAATCTTACATATGTCCACCCTACTATTGATCCACAACCAACACAAAATATGTCAGCAACAGTGTGCATCCCAGTCGTCAtcactctttcttctttttcaccgACAGACACATTCACTCTGTCAAAgcattgaagatgaaaattagAAAAGCAAGCATGTGACTGGGGAAGCCCTTGAAATTCATTCCTCCTCTTGTAATCAAGTGGATGGACAAGAGATAGAAAATGATATATGTAGATTGATGCCCATAAAGTAATAATCAACCGGATGATAAACTAACTTCATCAATGCATATATTAAGTAGAGCATAAAGATAACTGATAAGATGTATATCTTCAGCCAGTTCCAGAACGAGCAAGAGACATACAAACTGCATCTTGCTCGTGTCTTGAAGCATAAAACAGTAACTATTTTAACTGGCACAGCATTTTCTTGGTCAGTGTTAGTACAACTTTGTAACTAGCACCTTGTGGCATTGGCAACTTTTTGGATTGTCGGTCCACTTCAAAGTTAGTTATATGCAGATTATTTGGTGGTGTTGTATTATGTTGAGGTTCCCAAAATCAAGGAAACTTACACCTTATTGAAGAGATAAGCTTTTCCATGCCTGCAGTGGAAAGACTGAATAAAACATGAGCAAAACATGTAGTCAGAACTCAGAACAATTGCTTCTTGAAAACTCCCAATTAGCAATGGTTCGACAGTGGAAATTGAAAATGTAGAcagtttttttttggggagagaaTTATATGCTAATTATCACCAAAATTGAATAGCATCATCCACATATTACATACAGACTACGATCATCTGCAATTTCTCTTTACAAGTGCTGCATCCTATTCTATCAGACTGGTGGCAGCATACATCCGTGCATGTATACACATGGACTGGTATATCCATGCATAAGGGCATGTATGTGTGCTTGcaatacaattattttcaaaacgCTAAAGATGTCTCTCCCTCATTAGAAGTTCCAGAGGAAAGTCGTCCTTTGTAGTCCTCTGTATGCCGGCTGCTCATACAACTAGAATTTGATTAAGTTTAGAAGCACAACTTGTGCCCAGAATAAAAGAGTGAATCCACTTCtcattaacaattaaaaaataattaccttCCCGAGTTTTCACACCACTGGAGATCATTGATATTATTATACCTCATTAAGATGctaaagataaagaagaagtGGCGTCCACTTATTGGGCTTTAAAATCCGTTTTTCATCTAAAgacattaaattaaatatataaccTGCTATCGACAAATTACGAGAGAGGCACAAATAGAGATCTTCCAAGCTTCCAGCTTACAAATTATCAAATCACAGTCTCCCAGATGGAATTATTTAGAAGCATCATCAAGCTCGCTTTCATGTGCACTTAGAAACCGAGCACATGTATATTAAAATGAAAGGCCTAAATCGACTTCTCGTTTATGAGCTAAAAGTGCTCTTTAATAGCCTAAATTGCCTAAGtagccttttttttctctcattgcATAGATCGTACCTCACTTCTCCATATCTGACAACAAAAATCcccaagggaaaaaaaactacaaattacAACTTGTTATCACACAACTCAACACccgaaaaagtaaaaacaaaaaataaataaaaacaaacaaaattcattaaaaaaaatatataaaaatagcaAATCCGGcataaatcaaacaaattaacaacACCCAGATGGAAATTTCCCAAGATTGTAACAAATTTAGAGATATCTAACTGATTAGAAGGAGGTAAGAGATGAAAAATTACCTTGGAAACGATGTCTTCACACAGTGCAAGATGGGTCCGGCAGTGCTTGCAACTATAGATCTTCCCCTCGAGATTCACCACAAACAACCTCCCCATGCCTTCCTAGAGTTTTAAGAAAACCTATCAATCAAATTCGGAGAGTACGCGAGAATTCAGATGGAGGGTCGTTGAGAAAATCGACGAAAGACGCTAGCTTGAATAAAAAGGCATGTCAGCAATCAAAGCAGATGAAGCATGCGTGCAGAAGGCGAAAAGAGATGCTAAGAGGAGaacgaaagagagagagattcgcTGAATATTACCTCCGGTTTGTGACCTTCGGAATTATCTTTCTGTCTTTAGACGCAATAAAATGGGACGGAGTAGCAATCACGTTACTTAGTTAAAATACCACTTTGTCCGCGAAAGTGGAACCTGATTGCTCCTAAAAATACAAACGTGgcgtttacttttttttttcttttcagtattcttttttctagttttaagaaaaatacaatcCATTTTACAACTTTTTCGCGACTTATATTTTCgatcatatttttttgtaagagaaattttatttacaatctttaaataaagattatatatgtaaatatattattagatgagagaaaatatcattttaagaatgctaattttataattttaaaaaattttaaaattaaaatagtctaaacTTACATTACAGTCTTCATTTGAAGACTGTACCTAGTATTGTTCATTTTGCAATAtgtttgtaattatattttacaacccttttttaatttttttaaagtttaataaatttcacaataaaTGATATGTTAACACCCGATTTATAAATAACAGGATTCTTcacataataattataaaaatatcgtCCTATTATATCTCCAGATcagaatatatttaaataataaaattgtaaaatatccATATCTTGTAGATAACTACAGATATCCAAGTCTAATCTCACTGTAATGAAGcagttatttaattaataaatagattaattattGTGAACTTTCTGtgctttatttaaaaataaagagcaaaaaaataatctaaatttGCAAGTTATGTGTATAAAGGACAACTTATAAAAATCCGATTATGAGATGCCCGATGTCGCAATTTTATACGTGCgaagaaatttaataattgataaaGGTCGTTGTTGGTAGCTTTTAGTAAGTGAGCATTTGTAATAAATGCTGTTTTTGTTAATAggaatatgatttgttagaaCCTATCTTTTTCTAACCCCATTTCATAtaggaaaaaatgatgaatatgtGTATGCATTTTAGTTTCtggcttgtttggatagtgagatgaggtgagatggttttaaatgaagtaaataaaatattattataatattatttttattttaaaattaaaaaaattaaattatttattatattttatataaaaatttaaataatttataataattaaatagaataaaataatttctgtatccaaacaaacctttaaaattatatatcagaTCCTTTTAGGGCGTGTAAATTCGTAAATATTGgataaaaaatgacataatatGAAGAGGAGGTTGGAAAAGGGGTTGGgggaatataataaaaataaaaataagtgataTTTTACGACAAAACAGAAGTAGGAATTCGGCCTTGATGGGTGAAATTTAAGAGAGGTATTGAGTTGAAGTATTGAATAAAAAAGTTCCAAACTTGAAAAGAAACTAATCCCCCCTCCACCTTTTACGCGCAGGAGAAAAGTAGTTgggcataaataaataaaaagtgaatGAAAAAGTAGGTATGGAATATTACCAACCCACCTACCTACCATGCACACAGCTCGATCCTCACCAATAATGCTGCATTTGATGACAAATTCAACTAATTATTGTTCCCAATTGCTTTTTGTCTGTACGTGTCTCATCTTCTTATTAGCTCAATCAACTTATTATACCTTCTATTCTTCTCTTCTAgtgctaaaaataatatttagctctttctttatttcattttctcacCTCTTTTAATGCATTGCTGTTAGTACTAATGCGTATGGAAGCATCAAGCAcgaaaccacaaaaaaaaagggGTGATAGGAGGCTAGCTAGGAGCCATCAATCAACGTCTCTCAGCTACGCTACTTGATCTCTTGTGTATTATTTTTACCCAAATGTAACGTTTTGTTGTTTACTTTGTCGAATACCACTAGTTACTTATTCATCAAAGACAAATAGAAAACCCAACACGAcccttcattattttataattttactactCTTAATAGAAAGTGAGGGAGATTTTCTCACATACATAAGATGCTATTGATGCTTATGAAGCTTATCTATTGAGTAGCACTGACAAATGGGGGAACTCCGATCCGGAgaagatcaatatatatttcaattttcaaagatGGCTGCTTTGTGAAGGTGAGAGACGTCACTAGTCCTACTTGTTAAAGGTAGCCACAAAACTGATTGGTCCTTTGCCAGTTGCAGCAGCTTGGATTGCAAAGATGAGGAAGACCACCATAGCTAGCCTTCCATGCTTGATCTCTGCCAACTGAAGCCTGGCCTTCTCGTCGGGGTCGGCAGCCAAGCCGAGGGGATCGAAGAACTGGCCTCCGGGATATAGCCTTTTTTCAGGATCGAGTTCTGCATTCCTTTGGATTTCAATGTAGCCAATAATTATTACCTCAATCCATATCAGTGTGGTCAAAGAGAATGGAAGCGGGAGACCTAGGTAGGACGATCCTTCCACCAACTCCACCTGATCATCATCACCACGATCATCAAAATAACCCCACGCacgaatttattttgttaagttcaTGAATGTTGACCATGCAAGGAAAAGCTAATTAAGGGTAAGTACTAGAACGAgctaataacaaaaacaatattgcACAAAGTTATGTCTTTTTCATCATCGCTGTCGTTTCTGTCGCTGCCCTTATCATCGTCATCTGCAACAACGACCGTAAGTTTTGAGTGGATTTACAATAAGACACGATGAGCAGAAAGCTGCGCCAGGTACTTCAGCTCCTATATACAGGGGACCATGTCACTAGACACTAGGCGACAAAGAAAACTTTCAACCGAGTGACAAAAAATCAACCTCCATGCGAGGGAATTAAGGATTAATTATCGGCCTTCAAGAGACATTTTCCATATTAacttttacttttctttctttcaactctttttggataaaaagaaaataaaatccagCCAAATCAATGCTAGCTATGATGACTTTGAAGAACAATTAATAATGCGTTACCTTTCCTGCGTCCTGCCATGCAACCCCAGTGAGAGCCTCGACAGCAAGGGCACCAAGTGCGCCCAGCATTGCCCACCTACCATGGATGAGCTCGCATTCTCTAAACCTCTGCAACCCAAAAACCTCCGAGTATGGCTGAAAAGGTGTCGGATTCAGCTCCGCGACCTCGGACCGGGTCCCGATCACCTCACCGGCCTCGTTCTTCGCCAGGTTCTGGTCCAACGAGTCGAAGTCGAACTGCAAATACTCCGCCGGCTTCCCGAGCCCGAAAGGGTCGAACCCACGGTCCCCCACCATGGTCCCGTCGAGCCACTCAGGAGGTTGTGCGCCGGGGAACCATACGGGACGGTCCGAGACCAGCTTTGGGGCAGGTTTCTTTGGAGCCGGAGGTGACTTTTTGGCACCGAATGGCCCGAACCCGAAGCGGGCTTGGAATCTTCCGGAGCCAGGGTTTGGGTTAAGGAAACGAGTTCCGAAGAAGTAGGAGGTGGCGGCAGCTGTAATAGTGGTGGCCATATTTTGTGGAGTGGTGGAGCAGGGAGGAGGGACGGTGTCAGTGTGTGCGTACAAATACgaggtatatatattatatagtagatTTTGCGAATGGTCACATCTCATCTTTTTGCCTTATCTGCTGGCCTGTGGTGAGGCTGGATGGTTGGTCTCGCATttatcccttttttcttttatttttatttttattagaactttttttttttaaatcctattTGCATAATGTGATGTgcaaactttttattaaataaaaaattattattatttttgtaaaaaaattaaagatgaaattgATTAAACTTGAAATGCAGTCTCTAAATAGAAATTAtacgtagtatttttttttatcatttttattagaaTCTTGTAACTAAGTTATTTTGtaggttaaaaaaaagttattttgtaggtttaaatatgaaatatatatttataaaaaaagtagaggagatATAACATCTTAAATTTAAGCACGTCAATTCATTTTCCAGAACACTCTATATTGAATCTGgcaattttttaaacatataaaaatcacTTCTCAATTAATGACTTCTTCGTTATGTTCTCGGATTACACTCACGAGTCGCGAATTCTGGATGTTGAAATAGGATGCAGTAAgctgagaaatttaaaaataataatgaaatagtaaataaacagtaattaaattgtttgaattaaaatattttatgagattttaaaaaatagagagaaaaagttaaatagaaaaattataaatttaaaatattgttataatatcatttttattttaaaattttaaaaaattgagttattttttatattttatttagaagtttgaaaaacttataatgattaagtaattattaaatgaaatagttaaaaatttgaaatttaaaagtattttatgtttgaatgatatttaaatattaaataaaatgagttgagattatttcaacatccaaatatgATCTAAAAGATTTCGAATGAGATATAAGATATGAAAATGCAATACACTActctattatttcatttttatcttactatataagatattgtaaatttattattattagagcattggtaatggACTAGTCAAATGTCAATATAAgtctaaactttagctagatgtgagaaaaagtaTCCACATTGGACTAatcaaaaatccaaaacttaagacttgagtTAGAGTAAATCTTAAGTCTTCTCCAAACATGGtgctactattcacaatagaaaataatattttattatttcatcacttccctctctctttgaatggtaaaacatgcatggtaTGTACATTATTTATTCTACTGATTGCGAATATTGATAGagtagatatattatttttacaaagcatgaagatctaggaaatatatgaattgtatttgtaaaaaaaaaataaaaaaatatataatattatattattattttaactttcagataactagtccaatgtagacttATTTAGTAAAAGATTAATACTATAACCAAAAGTTAAgattctaactaaattttagacttggcattgccaatgctcttagatgGAAATCGAATAGAAGTGTAGTGTATAGAattatcacatatatatataggaaaatgttaGAGTTttcgctgggggctcccgctgggagctctaGCTGGAGTTCTAGTATgttttattatgaatattttttaattatttttttatataaattcttttaataattttaaatatttttaaaaaataaaataaatttaaaatatcatttaaatttatgaatttatgaatttttttattttttaaaaatatttaaaaattttatataaaaaataattttaaaaaaatatacatgtaaACATATATTACAGTTTCAACAGAGCTTCCAGCGGGAGCCGATAGAAAACGGCGTGTCCTATTGAAACGACGTTAAGGGAGAGAAGCCACAGTCGCCCACAGtgcaagaaataaaacaaattgaaataCGCAGGGGGTGAGGTGTCTAAAATTGGCCAATCCTCATTCGGCAGGTTACGCAATCATAGCCCCCCAAAACAGAAAATTCTCCCCAAATAAAGTGACCACGTGTCGCTTTGATGGAAGTCCCACAAATATCTTCTCGGCATCTTTTCTCAGTATCACTGCTTTACTTTCGTCTTGGATTGCTGTTTTCCTGATCTCTTTGGTGTTTGCCTTGTTATTCCCCTCTCTTCTATCAGAAGAGGTACGTTCAATTTCTGTTAAATAGTTCTAAATTTTAATCGTAAATTTGGGCATGCGATGCTGAATATTATCTGTCgtctttatcttttcttttttttttttttcctaaaatttgaGCAAATAAAACGGGTACGTATTAATTTGTTCTTTTCGAGCAGagtcttaataatatatattatatataaagttctTGACTTTAACTCTTTATGGGTATTCAGTATTTTTGTTTCAGTTATTATACTTGTGATTTATTTTAAGCTATTATAGGCAACATAGTCACGTTTGCAaggaagaaagggaaagaaaaagccTGCTGACATGTGCTTGTCCGATCGATTCTCTTTCGAAGAAGGCAAAAAATATTGTAGTTTTATGGCTTTGCATGGAAAGCGAACATTTATTTTGCACATGAA is a window from the Juglans regia cultivar Chandler chromosome 7, Walnut 2.0, whole genome shotgun sequence genome containing:
- the LOC108991907 gene encoding chlorophyll a-b binding protein CP29.3, chloroplastic; translation: MATTITAAATSYFFGTRFLNPNPGSGRFQARFGFGPFGAKKSPPAPKKPAPKLVSDRPVWFPGAQPPEWLDGTMVGDRGFDPFGLGKPAEYLQFDFDSLDQNLAKNEAGEVIGTRSEVAELNPTPFQPYSEVFGLQRFRECELIHGRWAMLGALGALAVEALTGVAWQDAGKVELVEGSSYLGLPLPFSLTTLIWIEVIIIGYIEIQRNAELDPEKRLYPGGQFFDPLGLAADPDEKARLQLAEIKHGRLAMVVFLIFAIQAAATGKGPISFVATFNK
- the LOC108991873 gene encoding protein yippee-like; its protein translation is MGRLFVVNLEGKIYSCKHCRTHLALCEDIVSKSFHCRHGKAYLFNKVVNVSVGEKEERVMTTGMHTVADIFCVGCGSIVGWTYETAHEKSQKYKEGKSVLERYKVSGPDGSNYWVSHGAHIGGSDADDA